Proteins encoded in a region of the Vicia villosa cultivar HV-30 ecotype Madison, WI linkage group LG5, Vvil1.0, whole genome shotgun sequence genome:
- the LOC131605824 gene encoding uncharacterized protein LOC131605824, whose protein sequence is MCQHLMPLVDKDPSTKVSVCISEIVSEFKFTPSYKKTWIARNKAIEQVYGNWENSYNELPHYLLALKKFIPGTVVEMQTLPVYTDDGTVVNGKQIFHRLFWAFQPSIKGFAYCKPILQVDGTWLYGKYKGTLLMAVAQDGNSNIFLVAFALVEGETADGWGFFLKNFRMHVAPHPGLCLISDRHASIESAYNNPENGWHEPPSVHVYCIRHIAQNFMREIKDRTLRKKVINMGYALNQPTFHYYRNEIGMANGDALRWLNNIP, encoded by the exons ATGTGTCAACATTTAATGCCACTTGTTGATAAGGACCCTTCAACTAAGGTGAGCGTCTGTATCAGTGAGATTGTGTCTGAATTCAAATTTACTCCGTCGTACAAGAAAACATGGATTGCAAGGAATAAGGCTATCGAACAGGTATACGGTAACTGGGAGAATTCATACAATGAGCTGCCACACTACTTGTTAGCTCTCAAGAAATTTATTCCTGGTACAGTGGTAGAAATGCAAACACTTCCCGTATACACAGATGACGGAACTGTTGTCAATGGAAAACAAATTTTCCATCGACTTTTCTGGGCATTCCAACCAAGCATAAAAGGGTTTGCATATTGCAAACCTATACTTCAAGTTGATGGTACCTGGTTATATGGTAAGTACAAAGGCACCCTACTAATGGCGGTTGCTCAAGATGGAAACAGTAATATCTTTCTAGTTGCTTTTGCTCTTGTGGAGGGGGAGACCGCGGATGGTTGGGGTTTCTTTCTAAAGAACTTTAGAATGCATGTAGCCCCTCATCCTGGCTTGTGTTTGATTTCAGACAGGCATGCATCAATTGAAAGTGCTTACAATAATCCAGAGAATGGTTGGCATGAGCCTCCATCTGTACATGTCTATTGTATCAGACATATCGCACAAAATTTCATGAGGGAGATCAAAGACCGTACCCTCCGAAAAAAAGTTATCAACATGG GGTACGCTTTGAACCAACCAACATTCCACTACTACCGAAATGAAATTGGTATGGCTAATGGTGATGCTTTAAGATGGCTAAACAATATTCCATAG
- the LOC131605825 gene encoding auxin-responsive protein SAUR32-like gives MDFVKKCKRVLRSSKSMHAEESCSGRYYKLSSETRHKKQKDSHKKPPHGCVCVYVGDERQRFIIKITIFNHPLFKQFLEDVENEYGYGKDGPLWLPCNLDMFCKTLVEIQTSFRKSDNIS, from the coding sequence ATGGATTTTGTGAAGAAGTGTAAGAGAGTATTGAGAAGCAGCAAGAGCATGCATGCAGAGGAAAGTTGCAGCGGACGCTATTACAAATTATCTTCAGAGACAAGACACAAAAAGCAAAAAGACAGTCATAAGAAACCACCACATGGTTGTGTTTGTGTCTATGTTGGAGATGAGAGACAGAGATTCATAATCAAGATCACCATATTCAATCACCCTTTGTTCAAACAATTTTTAGAAGATGTTGAGAATGAATATGGATATGGAAAAGATGGTCCTCTTTGGCTTCCTTGCAACCTTGACATGTTTTGTAAAACACTTGTGGAGATACAAACTTCTTTTCGAAAGAGTGATAATATATCATAA
- the LOC131605826 gene encoding protein MAIN-LIKE 2-like, with protein sequence MPPKDPIANDDTLTIDDTNVTICASTYSFDHTDEAFPRGPNDQSVFTEYADHVAYRLWHIEDCLALKDLRVIKESMLEEFKFNRGTHIWITWLRDLYHNLVEAHKYETAARTYMLHLVACILFVDKSRVYNDAQYLWLFSSVEHTSWAWGCTPLTIQYTTFGVANVFETRQLAGYLCIFQCWIYEYFSIICDRRVHHTAAGAPRVRRWKARKSHPSSFVEYTRRLDALRLVDVIWTPYRDHRIHHEFDESYLYSSNMRWETLVARHLPERCLQHYKYVQDIPLLVSNVPARGIDK encoded by the exons ATGCCTCCCAAAGATCCTATTGCTAATGATGATACTCTTACTATTGATGATACAAACGTTACGATTTGTGCTTCTACATATTCATTTGATCACACTGATGAAGCGTTCCCGAGAGGACCTAATGATCAATCAGTGTTCACGGAGTATGCTGACCATGTGGCATATAGATTATGGCACATAgag GACTGTCTGGCGTTGAAG GATTTGAGAGTCATTAAGGAGTCCATGCTAGAGGAGTTTAAATTCAACAGGGGAACTCACATTTGGATTACTTGGCTTCGGGATTTGTACCACAACCTTGTGGAGGCACATAAGTATGAGACTGCCGCTAGGACGTACATGCTACATCTAGTAGCATGTATTCTCTTTGTGGATAAGTCTCGTGTTTATAATGATGCTCAGTACTTGTGGTTGTTCAGTAGCGTTGAGCATACTAGTTGGGCTTGGGGGTGCACTCCATTGACCATCCAATATACAACATTTGGAGTTGCGAATGTCTTTGAAACCCGACAACTTGCTGGTTATTTGTGTATATTCCAG TGTTGGATATATGAGTATTTCTCCATCATCTGTGATAGAAGGGTGCATCATACCGCTGCTGGAGCCCCACGGGTGAGGAGATGGAAGGCCAGGAAATCTCATCCAAGTAGTTTTGTAGAGTACACGAGGAGGCTTGATGCTCTGAGATTAGTGGATGTCATATGGACACCATACAGAGATCACAGGATCCACCATGAATTTGACGAGTCTTATTTATATTCAAGTAATATGAGGTGGGAGACCTTAGTGGCTAGACACTTGCCTGAGAGGTGTCTACAACACTATAAGTATGTCCAGGACATCCCACTACTAGTTTCGAATGTTCCAGCTAGGGGCATTGACAAGTGA
- the LOC131605827 gene encoding uncharacterized protein LOC131605827, whose protein sequence is MPDFNVEDNLIWKSNSNGVLSFKTAYNIVVKPSPSMFWSNFPWDKASPPSHSMVVWRYIHRKIPTDDCFLIRGFSIPSMCTLCCFSPETVDHLFFGSLTVLKSTIVGIFYHIWRSRNKARQENASIHWKSCYTISAAQAKLVRNTTGNKSNSSITSFSMLKRFDVNINPRNTTTSFDVLWSPPLHGWTKCNIDGVAIGSPWKSACGGIFWDIEARHVLSFIIPLGRAPLANAELLATIVAMEKAMELRLNKCWLESDCTLVVKAFYNHALVPWTI, encoded by the exons ATGCCAGACTTCAATGTGGAGGACAATCTGATTTGGAAAAGCAATTCTAATGGTGTCTTAAGTTTCAAAACTGCATACAACATTGTTGTTAAACCTTCCCCTTCTATGTTCTGGTCTAATTTTCCATGGGACAAGGCTTCTCCTCCTTCTCACTCAATGGTGGTGTGGAGGTACATCCATCGTAAAATTCCTACTGATGACTGCTTTCTCATTCGTGGATTTTCTATACCTTCTATGTGCACTCTATGTTGCTTCTCTCCGGAAACCGTGGATCACCTCTTCTTTGGAT CTCTAACTGTCTtgaaatccaccattgttggtatCTTCTATCACATTTGGAGGTCTCGCAACAAGGCTCGGCAGGAGAATGCAAGTATACATTGGAAATCTTGTTATACTATTAGTGCTGCCCAGGCAAAGCTTGTTAGGAACACTACTGGCAACAAATCAAACTCCTCCATTACAAGTTTCTCTATGCTTAAGAGGTTTGATGTCAACATAAACCCTCGAAACACAACTACCTCTTTTGATGTTCTTTGGTCTCCTCCTCTCCATGGTTGGACTAAGTGCAATATCGATGGAGTAGCTATTGGCTCTCCTTGGAAATCAGCTTGTGGTGGTATTTTTTGGGATATTGAAGCTAGGCATGTTCTCAGTTTCATCATTCCTTTGGGTCGTGCACCTCTTGCCAATGCCGAATTGCTTGCTACTATTGTAGCAATGGAAAAAGCTATGGAATTACGATTAAATAAATGTTGGTTGGAATCAGATTGCACTCTAGTAGTTAAAGCTTTCTATAACCATGCTCTTGTTCCGTGGACTATCTGA